A stretch of the Thermofilum adornatum genome encodes the following:
- a CDS encoding isoaspartyl peptidase/L-asparaginase, with protein MGVKHKPIIAVHGGAGRARRMSDEERKEIENALMDALKSGLDVLRSGTALDAVEEAVKTMEASGLFNAGKGAVVNLKGEIELDAGIMWGKTLSAGAVAAQKYTWNAISLARIVMEKTDHVLIVGEGADFLAKKFNLEPHPGPTRRVLERYNEYKTQVNEKRFELWKNNYEVKDLYAGDTVGAVAFDSEGNLAAATSTGGLFLKLPGRVGDSPIPGAGVYAENGVVAVSATGVGEVMMKLSLASRIASLVRSGLALEKSLDEVVSLASKLFGANTVGIIAIDAQGNYAENTNAEVFFRGWASPSEGLLRSPSK; from the coding sequence ATGGGTGTGAAACACAAGCCTATAATTGCTGTTCATGGTGGCGCCGGCAGAGCGCGAAGAATGAGCGATGAGGAAAGAAAAGAGATAGAAAATGCATTGATGGATGCTCTTAAATCTGGCCTAGATGTCTTGCGGAGTGGCACGGCTCTTGACGCTGTGGAAGAAGCTGTCAAAACAATGGAGGCTTCTGGACTATTTAACGCTGGGAAAGGCGCCGTGGTCAACCTCAAAGGGGAAATAGAGCTAGACGCTGGCATAATGTGGGGAAAAACATTGTCGGCAGGCGCCGTGGCCGCGCAAAAGTATACTTGGAATGCTATTTCCCTAGCAAGAATAGTCATGGAGAAGACGGACCACGTTCTCATCGTAGGTGAGGGCGCAGACTTCCTTGCAAAGAAATTTAATCTAGAGCCGCACCCGGGTCCTACAAGAAGAGTGCTGGAGAGATACAATGAGTACAAGACGCAGGTAAACGAGAAGAGATTCGAGCTCTGGAAAAATAATTACGAAGTTAAAGACCTCTATGCAGGGGACACTGTTGGGGCAGTTGCTTTTGATTCTGAAGGAAACCTTGCCGCCGCAACAAGCACGGGAGGCTTGTTCTTGAAGCTACCTGGCAGGGTGGGAGACTCCCCTATACCTGGGGCCGGCGTGTACGCTGAGAACGGCGTCGTAGCTGTGTCTGCCACGGGTGTTGGCGAGGTCATGATGAAGCTGTCCCTTGCGAGTAGAATAGCGTCCCTTGTTAGGAGCGGCTTGGCCCTGGAAAAGTCTTTAGATGAGGTTGTTTCGCTTGCAAGTAAGCTCTTTGGCGCAAACACTGTGGGCATCATCGCTATAGATGCTCAAGGTAACTATGCTGAAAACACAAATGCCGAGGTTTTCTTTCGTGGCTGGGCGTCTCCAAGCGAAGGCTTGCTGAGGTCGCCTTCGAAGTAG
- a CDS encoding xylulokinase: MDKDILLSIDIGTTTVKVALFDSVGNLLAVDGKEYPTYYPKPGWAEQDPEDWWETVVEVTRTVIRKSHIDPSRIAGINVSSQRETLALIDSNGKSLGRVPIWMDRRSAPQAERIKKENDVREIYRRTGLVVDATFTATKLLWYKENEPEVLKRAKKGLQPKDYVIYKLTGRPITDHTVASRTMLFNIVKLQWDQELFDMLKLSEYIDLFPESLNSDEIVGTLSEEAARILGLPTDIEVLAGMGDRQAEVLGAGIFESSRVEESTGTGSTTATMVDRPLLDEKMRFSVGASPIRNTWVIEAGMSTAGAILRWFRDQVAESVQQLASSTRRRAYEYLDMEAEYIPPGSNGLIVLPFFSGARSPRWNPYARGVIFGLTVYHTRSHIFRAMMEGIAYEIRKILEVFGELGIRPSELILMGGGAKSPTWARIKANVTKLEVVLPELLDAALAGDALITSTALGLFESHREAAKGFFKERARIRPDPKEASIYDAYYAIYDKLYTQLEPLYREISSISELTPTPPPWDIDRLIHLLFKLHE; encoded by the coding sequence GTGGATAAAGATATTTTACTATCAATAGACATAGGCACGACAACTGTAAAGGTTGCTCTTTTTGACTCGGTTGGAAACCTTTTAGCTGTAGATGGTAAGGAATACCCAACGTACTATCCTAAACCGGGATGGGCTGAACAAGACCCGGAAGACTGGTGGGAAACTGTAGTAGAGGTTACAAGGACTGTTATCAGGAAGTCCCACATTGACCCCTCAAGAATAGCAGGTATCAATGTTAGTAGCCAGAGAGAGACTCTAGCTTTAATAGACTCAAACGGAAAGAGTTTAGGAAGAGTCCCAATATGGATGGATAGGCGTAGCGCTCCCCAGGCTGAGAGGATAAAGAAGGAGAATGATGTTAGGGAGATCTACCGGAGGACAGGCCTGGTTGTCGACGCCACGTTTACAGCTACAAAGCTGTTGTGGTACAAGGAGAATGAACCCGAAGTACTTAAAAGGGCAAAGAAGGGGCTACAGCCCAAAGACTATGTTATATACAAGCTTACCGGCAGGCCAATTACCGACCATACTGTTGCATCTAGGACAATGCTGTTCAACATAGTAAAGTTGCAATGGGACCAGGAACTATTCGACATGCTGAAGCTGTCAGAATACATCGACCTGTTCCCTGAGTCTCTAAACAGCGACGAGATTGTTGGGACCCTAAGCGAAGAGGCGGCTAGGATCCTGGGCCTTCCCACAGACATAGAGGTACTTGCTGGGATGGGGGACAGGCAAGCAGAAGTTCTAGGAGCGGGGATATTTGAGTCTTCAAGAGTAGAAGAATCAACAGGTACAGGCTCTACGACTGCAACAATGGTTGACAGGCCGCTACTCGACGAAAAAATGAGGTTTTCGGTTGGGGCTTCACCCATAAGGAATACTTGGGTAATTGAGGCAGGTATGAGTACTGCAGGCGCCATACTTAGGTGGTTCAGAGACCAGGTCGCTGAAAGCGTACAACAGCTGGCAAGCTCTACTAGGAGGAGGGCCTACGAATACCTAGACATGGAAGCCGAATACATACCTCCAGGCTCAAACGGGCTAATTGTTTTGCCGTTCTTTTCTGGAGCCAGGTCTCCAAGGTGGAACCCCTATGCTAGAGGTGTCATATTTGGGCTAACTGTATACCACACTAGGTCACACATTTTCAGAGCCATGATGGAGGGAATAGCCTACGAGATAAGAAAAATACTCGAGGTTTTCGGCGAGCTAGGAATAAGGCCGAGCGAGCTTATACTCATGGGTGGAGGAGCAAAGTCGCCGACCTGGGCAAGGATAAAGGCAAACGTCACAAAGCTAGAAGTAGTCCTGCCAGAACTCCTAGACGCAGCGCTAGCTGGCGACGCGTTAATAACGAGTACAGCTCTAGGACTCTTTGAGTCACACCGGGAAGCCGCCAAGGGATTTTTCAAAGAAAGGGCTAGGATACGCCCAGACCCCAAGGAAGCCTCCATTTACGACGCTTATTATGCCATATACGACAAGTTATACACGCAGCTGGAGCCACTTTACAGGGAAATTTCATCTATAAGCGAGCTTACTCCTACTCCTCCCCCCTGGGACATAGACCGACTAATACACCTCTTATTCAAGTTGCATGAATAA
- a CDS encoding Sec-independent protein translocase subunit TatA/TatB, with protein sequence MLPVYPPQVVTLQFQIGPTEIILLIILALILFGPKKLPELAKAAGEAVRVFREETQKVTSSVEEASKKQETTTAISDEDLKKLAEKLGVQTEGKTKEDLVKEVIEKAKEKGLI encoded by the coding sequence ATGCTTCCCGTATACCCACCGCAAGTCGTTACACTACAGTTCCAGATTGGACCAACTGAGATAATCCTACTCATAATCCTCGCCCTTATACTCTTCGGCCCCAAGAAGCTTCCGGAGCTTGCGAAGGCAGCAGGCGAAGCAGTCAGAGTCTTCCGAGAAGAAACACAAAAGGTCACTTCCTCAGTAGAAGAAGCATCAAAGAAACAGGAAACAACTACTGCAATTTCAGATGAGGATCTAAAGAAGCTCGCAGAAAAACTAGGTGTGCAGACAGAGGGAAAGACCAAGGAAGACCTAGTAAAAGAGGTCATAGAAAAGGCAAAAGAAAAGGGGTTAATCTAA
- a CDS encoding CBS domain-containing protein, with translation MPIKELAHKLLEEKFAVVSSDGKKVEGVVSERDIVRGIAINAGFKTPVGDVMRRDVVAVDASTPYHEALKLLSQKKIRHLVVTKNNELFGVVSARDLLGEHLLVIDEALKNTLSRLKVGDWMKKTIVSASPRDAIRTVAKLMSEKDVGLVVLLDGGRLYGVVSEYDLVNALKNELDFDKTVASIASTNVVTVPVDASLQTAVALMSENGIRHLVVTRGSEPVGVISIRDVIGALRE, from the coding sequence ATGCCCATAAAGGAGCTTGCACACAAACTTCTCGAGGAAAAGTTTGCAGTTGTCAGCAGTGACGGGAAAAAAGTCGAGGGGGTTGTCTCCGAGAGAGACATTGTTAGGGGCATAGCCATAAATGCCGGCTTCAAGACACCCGTAGGTGACGTTATGAGGCGAGACGTGGTGGCTGTGGATGCTTCTACCCCCTATCATGAGGCACTTAAACTGCTTTCCCAGAAGAAGATAAGGCATCTCGTTGTGACAAAGAACAATGAGCTATTTGGTGTCGTGAGCGCGCGGGACCTATTGGGCGAACACTTGCTCGTGATAGACGAGGCCTTGAAAAACACATTGTCTAGACTTAAGGTGGGAGACTGGATGAAGAAGACAATTGTTTCAGCTAGCCCGAGAGACGCAATTAGAACTGTTGCAAAACTAATGAGTGAAAAGGATGTAGGCCTAGTGGTGCTTCTCGATGGTGGAAGGCTTTACGGCGTTGTATCAGAGTACGACCTTGTAAACGCCCTAAAGAACGAGCTGGACTTTGACAAAACCGTAGCAAGTATAGCATCCACAAATGTAGTGACAGTTCCCGTGGACGCGTCACTGCAGACAGCTGTAGCACTCATGTCAGAAAACGGGATAAGACACTTGGTGGTAACAAGGGGTTCTGAGCCTGTAGGAGTTATATCGATCAGAGACGTCATAGGTGCGCTCAGGGAATAA
- the rnhB gene encoding ribonuclease HII, translating into MSFIAGIDEAGRGPMIGPMVIAMVYCPGEKLKLLASLGFKDSKKVAPSTRRRLAKILPSIGCGVEKVIVEPHLIDCAVKGECYQNLNYLEAAMAAGLINKVAQSIPLETVYIDSPDPVPDRYAEAVKSLLKIPVRLVVENHADEKYIIVGAASIVAKVERDSIIEELKKTYGDFGSGYPSDPKTKRFAVEWLKKNPEPPPIARKEWDSWKKLLGK; encoded by the coding sequence GTGTCTTTCATTGCAGGCATAGACGAGGCTGGACGCGGCCCAATGATTGGGCCCATGGTTATAGCTATGGTCTACTGTCCAGGAGAAAAGCTAAAGCTACTCGCAAGCCTCGGATTCAAGGACTCAAAGAAGGTTGCACCATCTACCAGGAGAAGGCTGGCAAAAATCCTCCCAAGTATCGGGTGCGGCGTCGAGAAGGTCATAGTTGAACCACACCTAATAGACTGCGCCGTCAAGGGCGAATGCTACCAGAACCTAAACTACCTAGAGGCAGCTATGGCAGCTGGGCTCATAAACAAAGTGGCACAAAGCATTCCCCTTGAAACTGTTTACATAGATAGCCCAGACCCCGTCCCAGATAGATACGCCGAAGCTGTAAAATCCCTTCTAAAGATACCTGTCCGGCTCGTGGTTGAAAACCATGCCGACGAAAAATACATAATCGTCGGCGCCGCATCTATAGTTGCAAAGGTTGAGAGGGACAGCATAATCGAGGAGCTAAAGAAGACATATGGAGACTTTGGCTCAGGCTATCCAAGCGACCCTAAGACAAAAAGATTTGCTGTTGAATGGCTAAAGAAAAACCCCGAGCCGCCACCCATCGCAAGAAAAGAGTGGGACTCGTGGAAAAAACTCCTAGGTAAGTAG
- a CDS encoding class I fructose-bisphosphate aldolase, with amino-acid sequence MSGKKLRLKRLFRNGRALIVALDHGRRHGPIPGVENLGETISRVMQAEPDAVMVTPSMIEHYYELLSGTFVVARIDGTGTVKSLDETDDRLISTVNRAVKAGADAVSVMVYPGSRNENYLWEKLASVVEEADSLGIPVMAEVVPKPPQFTEYGADVVAYGARIAAELGADIVKTVYREDFKLVTRSVPVPVVVLGGPKSSFKDTLLMVQQAIKSGASGAAIGRNIFQHSDPAKATKAFMMAVHTNKTITEILEELAIPE; translated from the coding sequence ATGAGTGGAAAAAAGCTTAGATTAAAGAGGCTTTTTAGAAATGGAAGAGCCCTTATAGTTGCACTCGACCACGGAAGAAGACACGGACCCATCCCAGGTGTTGAAAACCTTGGAGAAACAATTTCCCGAGTCATGCAGGCAGAACCAGACGCCGTCATGGTTACGCCCTCAATGATTGAGCACTACTATGAACTTCTTTCTGGAACCTTTGTAGTTGCAAGGATAGATGGTACTGGGACTGTTAAAAGCCTAGACGAGACTGACGACAGACTTATCTCGACGGTTAATAGAGCTGTGAAAGCTGGGGCCGACGCTGTAAGCGTAATGGTTTATCCAGGTAGCAGGAACGAGAACTATCTCTGGGAGAAACTGGCAAGCGTAGTTGAAGAGGCAGATAGCCTAGGCATACCAGTAATGGCAGAGGTCGTGCCAAAGCCTCCACAATTCACCGAGTATGGTGCAGACGTCGTCGCCTATGGCGCAAGGATAGCCGCTGAGCTGGGAGCAGACATAGTTAAGACTGTGTACCGCGAAGACTTTAAACTTGTAACGAGGAGCGTCCCTGTTCCAGTAGTTGTCCTAGGCGGCCCAAAGTCCTCCTTTAAAGACACATTGCTTATGGTTCAACAGGCAATTAAGAGCGGTGCTTCTGGTGCGGCTATTGGCAGGAACATTTTCCAGCACAGCGACCCGGCAAAGGCGACAAAAGCATTCATGATGGCAGTCCATACAAATAAAACGATAACTGAAATCCTAGAGGAGCTGGCCATCCCAGAATAG
- a CDS encoding cyclophilin-like family protein — MAKLRIIFPQSIGVVEVELTGKNPKTLQALKSAAPFESRVNLWGEEIYFSTPARVAQEVAQDVVDVGDVAYWPPGRALCIFFGPTPVSRGSEIRPASPVNVIGKVIGDTERLKKVKDGEVVKVEFVE; from the coding sequence ATGGCTAAGCTTAGGATAATTTTTCCACAAAGCATAGGCGTAGTAGAAGTAGAGCTTACAGGCAAAAACCCGAAGACACTCCAAGCACTTAAATCAGCCGCACCGTTCGAGAGCAGGGTAAACCTCTGGGGAGAAGAGATTTATTTTTCGACGCCGGCACGTGTAGCCCAGGAAGTGGCACAAGATGTTGTTGACGTTGGAGATGTTGCCTACTGGCCACCCGGAAGGGCGCTCTGCATCTTCTTTGGGCCAACACCTGTAAGCAGGGGTAGCGAGATTAGACCAGCGAGTCCAGTCAACGTTATAGGAAAAGTGATTGGCGACACAGAGAGACTTAAAAAAGTAAAAGACGGGGAAGTCGTCAAGGTGGAGTTTGTAGAATGA
- a CDS encoding acyltransferase produces the protein MVELSKKYFAHPTAIIEDGAEIGEGTRIWHFAHIRSGAKVGRNCNIGKDVYIDQGAVVGNNVKIQNGVSVYRGVIIEDNVFVGPYAVFTNDKYPRAFSTDWEVVKTTIKEGASIGANATIVCGVTIGRYAMVAAGSVVTKDVPDHGLVMGNPARLVGFVCYCGRPLKEVIRETENSVLLKCLHCGREVSISRELYSRVARAKDSKD, from the coding sequence ATGGTCGAACTATCCAAAAAGTACTTTGCTCATCCAACTGCAATCATTGAGGACGGCGCAGAAATAGGAGAAGGCACACGTATCTGGCACTTTGCACATATAAGGAGTGGAGCAAAGGTAGGCAGGAACTGTAACATAGGGAAGGATGTATATATTGACCAAGGAGCAGTAGTAGGCAACAATGTCAAGATACAGAACGGTGTATCCGTGTATCGGGGCGTAATAATTGAGGACAATGTGTTTGTTGGCCCCTACGCAGTCTTTACAAATGACAAGTATCCGAGGGCATTTTCGACTGACTGGGAAGTAGTAAAGACAACGATAAAGGAGGGGGCATCCATAGGGGCGAACGCTACCATTGTGTGTGGAGTTACCATTGGAAGGTACGCGATGGTGGCGGCGGGTAGCGTGGTAACAAAGGATGTTCCAGACCACGGGCTCGTCATGGGCAATCCGGCGAGACTTGTGGGTTTTGTCTGTTACTGTGGTAGGCCGCTCAAGGAGGTTATACGGGAGACCGAAAACAGTGTGCTTTTAAAGTGTCTGCACTGTGGTAGGGAAGTTTCTATATCGAGAGAGCTCTACAGCAGAGTCGCCAGGGCAAAGGATAGCAAAGATTAA
- a CDS encoding AEC family transporter, which produces MLQELLDIYLPLFSGLLFSYFYKPKENEVGLFAKIVLYVFLTPLLFTSTYSRLSGKHDLSVVNLSLLSSILVLVTFAIGRKLFKRKELILTSMYANAGYIPLGIAQNLWGNTGVASVGFYILGNNITSNILSPIYLANDRKESPLERLLKYPLTYAILLAVLFASLRLQIPEIVLEPISTLGNVASTVALVQLGVEVGSHLDFSLLDGIKTYFLRLVVAISITWLLIWLGLIGGIDSKVAIIESVMPSAVSCVVIARELGLDPKTTSGIVFVSTLISTFVFLPIALLFV; this is translated from the coding sequence ATGCTTCAAGAATTGCTAGACATATATCTCCCGCTGTTTTCCGGACTATTGTTCAGCTATTTCTATAAGCCAAAAGAGAACGAGGTAGGACTGTTTGCAAAGATCGTGCTCTATGTTTTTCTTACGCCTCTTTTATTCACCTCTACGTATTCCAGGCTAAGCGGAAAACACGACTTATCAGTTGTCAATCTAAGCTTGTTGAGCTCTATTCTCGTATTGGTGACCTTTGCTATAGGGAGAAAGCTCTTCAAGAGAAAAGAGCTCATACTTACCTCGATGTATGCAAACGCTGGATATATTCCTCTTGGTATAGCGCAAAATCTCTGGGGAAATACCGGTGTTGCAAGTGTTGGCTTCTATATATTGGGAAACAATATCACTTCGAACATTCTTTCCCCAATTTATTTGGCGAATGATAGAAAAGAGAGCCCCTTAGAGAGGTTGCTAAAGTACCCTCTCACCTATGCAATACTGTTAGCTGTTTTGTTTGCGTCTCTTAGGCTACAAATACCTGAAATAGTTCTGGAACCCATCTCCACTCTTGGGAATGTTGCCTCGACAGTCGCACTTGTACAGTTAGGTGTAGAGGTTGGCTCGCATCTAGACTTCTCACTATTAGACGGAATAAAAACATACTTCCTGAGGCTCGTGGTAGCCATCTCTATAACTTGGCTCTTAATTTGGCTTGGGCTGATCGGCGGGATAGACTCTAAAGTAGCAATAATAGAGTCAGTTATGCCCAGCGCCGTTTCATGTGTTGTTATTGCACGTGAACTTGGACTAGACCCGAAAACCACGTCGGGAATAGTCTTTGTATCGACACTCATATCTACATTCGTGTTTTTGCCAATCGCTCTACTGTTTGTATAA
- a CDS encoding sugar phosphate isomerase/epimerase family protein produces MFAVYFAKGKTAFTAHFPWRVSIVAFMANPPVLKEDVPALKETFSALTSDGFFDMIEVQALSQEAWQAVSPILSSSTVEVAFGVQPLVLMQGYNPSSLKEEERKRAVAKLVEVVRTAASRGVTKVAFSSGPDPGPENREAARDSLVKSLKEITAEAKKLGVTIILETFDRDWDKKQLIGPIREAVEVAKEVKADFDNFGLLWDLSHGPMLNEKPGDIKVAKDYLAHIHIGCTKKLPDGRLVDWHPGFYRPGAINGVNDVADLLKVLLEINYGGAIGFEVKPEEGQHWLETVQAAKGVLYSAYHKVLGEMIHG; encoded by the coding sequence ATGTTTGCAGTTTATTTTGCAAAGGGAAAGACAGCTTTTACAGCACACTTTCCCTGGAGGGTAAGCATAGTGGCCTTCATGGCTAATCCCCCTGTCCTTAAAGAGGATGTTCCAGCCCTTAAGGAGACATTCTCGGCTCTGACTAGTGACGGTTTCTTCGACATGATCGAGGTTCAAGCCTTAAGCCAGGAAGCCTGGCAAGCCGTCAGCCCAATCTTGTCCTCGAGCACCGTTGAAGTTGCGTTTGGCGTGCAACCACTCGTATTGATGCAGGGCTATAATCCTTCTTCACTCAAAGAAGAGGAAAGGAAAAGGGCTGTAGCAAAACTAGTCGAAGTAGTTAGGACTGCGGCTAGCAGGGGCGTAACAAAGGTTGCGTTTTCAAGTGGTCCTGACCCTGGGCCGGAAAACCGGGAGGCCGCAAGGGACTCTCTAGTTAAGAGCCTTAAAGAAATAACGGCAGAAGCGAAAAAACTAGGAGTCACAATTATTCTTGAGACGTTTGACAGGGACTGGGACAAAAAACAGCTTATAGGACCGATACGTGAAGCGGTAGAGGTAGCGAAAGAGGTCAAAGCTGACTTTGACAATTTTGGTTTATTGTGGGACCTAAGCCACGGACCCATGCTCAACGAGAAGCCAGGAGACATCAAGGTCGCGAAGGACTACCTTGCACATATACACATCGGCTGCACAAAGAAGTTGCCAGACGGCAGGCTGGTAGACTGGCATCCAGGCTTCTATAGGCCGGGAGCCATAAACGGGGTCAACGATGTTGCAGACCTGCTCAAAGTTCTCCTCGAGATCAACTATGGTGGAGCCATAGGCTTCGAAGTCAAGCCTGAAGAGGGCCAACACTGGCTTGAAACTGTGCAAGCCGCAAAAGGCGTCCTGTACTCTGCGTACCACAAGGTCTTGGGTGAAATGATCCATGGCTAA